One part of the Pyrinomonadaceae bacterium genome encodes these proteins:
- a CDS encoding AraC family transcriptional regulator, with translation MYSESLTKQPVSKITRPTVGLKSNGFAQDKLFNPAIRKPTDRRVQTVVMLLESNWNKQIALPEIAQAVNLSPSRLAHLFKSEMNLSMQQYLTRLRLAKAKRQLETSFLSVKEIAAAVGFSSVTRFVACFKSVVGFTPGQYRKQLSNAAYHDAERSW, from the coding sequence ATGTATTCCGAGTCACTTACTAAGCAGCCGGTTAGCAAGATCACCCGGCCCACCGTTGGTCTCAAAAGCAACGGGTTTGCGCAGGACAAGCTTTTTAATCCGGCGATTCGTAAGCCCACTGATCGACGAGTTCAAACCGTCGTGATGTTGCTCGAAAGCAATTGGAACAAACAAATTGCGCTCCCTGAGATTGCGCAGGCAGTAAACCTGTCCCCCAGTCGTCTGGCTCACCTGTTTAAGAGTGAAATGAATCTCTCGATGCAGCAATACCTGACGCGACTTCGGCTGGCAAAAGCAAAGAGGCAGTTGGAGACAAGTTTCCTGTCGGTGAAAGAGATCGCGGCGGCCGTAGGCTTTTCTAGTGTCACCAGGTTCGTCGCGTGCTTCAAGAGCGTTGTCGGATTCACGCCTGGCCAATACCGAAAACAACTGTCGAACGCCGCTTATCACGACGCTGAACGATCCTGGTAG